A stretch of the Medicago truncatula cultivar Jemalong A17 chromosome 5, MtrunA17r5.0-ANR, whole genome shotgun sequence genome encodes the following:
- the LOC11432588 gene encoding transcription factor MYB20, whose product MGRQPCCDKVGLKKGPWTAEEDRKLINFILTNGQCCWRAVPKLAGLLRCGKSCRLRWTNYLRPDLKRGLLSEYEEKMVIDLHAQLGNRWSKIASHLPGRTDNEIKNHWNTHIKKKLKKMGIDPMTHKPLALSNASDQTQDQPKQQLHQSLEKEQENQQPLTIDIDNKIESKVEEHNKEVEKPKTSFESPTIIEIKEKDEITITPLFDTMDGFSIDEVPMIEPNEIIVSNSSSSTSSSNSTNFLEDLHLLDFEWPNNNNKEECNNNNMAFWDDDFISSLNLLLNDDDIDVNNGERKQELDAPLSNYSRMAMDLESWAHELF is encoded by the exons ATGGGAAGGCAACCTTGTTGTGACAAAGTAGGATTGAAAAAAGGGCCATGGACTGCAGAAGAAGACAGGAAGCTCATCAATTTCATCCTTACTAATGGTCAATGTTGCTGGAGAGCTGTCCCTAAATTGGCAG GGCTATTAAGGTGTGGAAAAAGTTGTAGACTTAGATGGACAAATTACTTGAGGCCAGATTTAAAAAGAGGACTTTTATCTGAATATGAAGAGAAAATGGTGATTGATCTTCATGCTCAACTTGGGAACAG aTGGTCTAAGATTGCTTCTCATTTACCTGGAAGAAcggataatgaaataaaaaatcattggaATACTCACATAAAGAAAAAGCTCAAGAAAATGGGAATTGATCCTATGACACACAAACCACTAGCACTCTCTAATGCAAGTGATCAAACCCAAGATCAACCTAAACAACAACTACACCAATCATTAGAAAAAGAACAGGAAAACCAACAACCTTTGACAATTGACATTGACAACAAAATTGAATCAAAAGTTGAGGAGCATAATAAGGAGGTTGAGAAGCCAAAGACGTCTTTTGAGTCACCAACCATAATTGAAATCAAAGAGAAAGATGAAATTACAATAACACCCTTATTTGACACAATGGATGGATTTTCTATAGATGAAGTTCCAATGATAGAACCTAATGAGATTATAGTGTCTAATTCCTCTTCATCCACTTCTTCATCAAATTCAACCAATTTCCTTGAAGATCTTCATCTCCTTGATTTTGAATggcctaataataataacaaggaAGAatgcaataacaacaatatggCCTTTTGGGATGATGACTTTATTAGTAGCTTGAATTTGTTGCTTAATGATGATGACATTGATGTTAATAATGGTGAAAGAAAGCAAGAACTTGATGCTCCTCTTAGCAATTACTCAAGAATGGCCATGGATTTAGAATCTTGGGCACAtgaattgttttga